One genomic window of Punica granatum isolate Tunisia-2019 chromosome 1, ASM765513v2, whole genome shotgun sequence includes the following:
- the LOC116193040 gene encoding probable LRR receptor-like serine/threonine-protein kinase At4g31250 codes for MYSKFLSDGSFVSSASSVESPTNLASHALSNSQHYTKQPCTSAPVDVDVLYPSERSDLLKLRDSTNSSLDLHQRWTGPPCLGDESRWVGVGCSNSHVVQLVLDGIQLTGLVPENFLHSVAFLTKLSLRNNSIFEALPALVGLLHLEDVSLSHNRFSDSIPSEYAELSTPTKLELQGNVLVRGFASNGVVSNQARVWGLKNDLIDVVWSTCATT; via the exons ATGTACTCAAAGTTCCTTTCCGACGGATCCTTCGTTTCCTCCGCTTCCTCTGTAGAATCTCCCACCAATCTTGCCTCGCATGCCTTGTCAAACTCCCAACATTATACAAAG CAGCCCTGTACCTCAGCGCCCGTCGATGTCGATGTCTTGTATCCCAGTGAGAGGAGTGATCTGTTGAAGCTCAGGGACTCCACGAACTCTTCGTTGGATCTGCACCAGAGGTGGACCGGGCCTCCTTGCCTTGGGGACGAGAGCAGGTGGGTCGGCGTTGGCTGCTCGAACTCGCACGTTGTTCAGCTCGTGCTCGATGGGATACAACTGACGGGATTGGTCCCGGAAAACTTCCTGCATAGTGTCGCTTTCTTGACCAAGCTCAGCCTCCGGAACAACTCCATCTTCGAGGCATTGCCGGCCCTGGTAGGGCTCCTGCACTTGGAGGACGTCTCCCTCTCTCATAACAGGTTCTCAGACTCGATCCCTTCCGAGTACGCTGAGCTCTCGACACCGACCAAATTGGAGCTGCAGGGGAATGTCTTAGTCCGGGGATTTGCTTCAAACGGTGTTGTTTCAAACCAGGCACGTGTTTGGGGTTTAAAAAACGATTTAATTGACGTCGTTTGGTCCACATGTGCAACCACATAA
- the LOC116194315 gene encoding uncharacterized protein LOC116194315, producing MPPPPPSSSPSSAIQDPMKAWRVLVLQITTSKVTDAFTLFMKSAFVISTVASLSLLLYFTFSYSHLLLLSCPHCSRDPVPVLSLRKFTLPASNDPEPPTNISHILFGIGGSARTWHKRRHYCELWWRPNITRGFVWLDERPQKNVTWPAGSPPYRVSSDTSRFKYSCWYGSRSAIRIARIIKESFELGLANVRWFVMGDDDTVFFTENLVRVLSKYDHDQMYYIGANSESVEQDVVHSYTMAYGGGGFAISYPLAVELVKILDRCIDRYAKMYGSDQKVQGCLSEIGVPITRELGFHQVDIRGNPYGLLAVHPLAPLVSLHHLDYVDPLFPTLTRTDSLKRLRTAYELDSDRTLQHSFCHELTRNWSISISWGYTIQLYPSLPTAKELETAPQTFWTWRTWSTEPFTFNTRPVSANPCKQPVIYFLDGAYDSGSTGETVTTYRRHVDGGKGCDRHEYVAARGVERFNVRASKFNPDLWKKAPRRQCCEVVNGGDDTDINVVEVMIRSCNPWDSVTPR from the exons ATgccgcctcctcctccttcttcttctccttcatcGGCAATTCAAGACCCAATGAAAGCATGGAGAGTGCTGGTCCTGCAGATAACCACATCCAAAGTGACTGATGCCTTCACCCTCTTCATGAAATCGGCCTTCGTCATATCGACGGTCgcctccctctccctcctcctctACTTCACCTTCTCCTACtcccacctcctcctcctctcctgTCCCCACTGCAGTCGCGACCCCGTCCCCGTCCTCTCCCTCCGCAAATTCACCCTGCCCGCCTCCAATGATCCTGAGCCCCCCACCAACATCTCCCACATACTTTTTGGCATCGGTGGATCCGCCAGGACCTGGCACAAGCGCCGCCACTACTGCGAGCTCTGGTGGCGGCCCAACATTACTCGCGGGTTCGTGTGGCTCGATGAGAGGCCCCAGAAGAATGTGACCTGGCCCGCCGGGTCCCCGCCCTACCGGGTCTCATCCGACACGTCACGGTTCAAGTATTCATGCTGGTATGGCTCAAGGTCAGCCATTCGGATTGCTCGCATCATCAAGGAGAGCTTTGAGCTAGGATTGGCAAATGTCAG GTGGTTCGTAATGGGGGACGATGACACTGTCTTCTTCACGGAGAATCTTGTCAGGGTGCTGTCAAAGTATGACCACGATCAGATGTACTACATCGGGGCGAATTCGGAGAGCGTGGAGCAGGACGTGGTCCATTCATACACGATGGCTTATGGAGGTGGAGGGTTTGCCATTAGCTATCCTCTCGCAGTTGAGCTCGTGAAGATTTTGGACAGATGCATCGATCGGTATGCAAAGATGTATGGCTCCGATCAGAAGGTCCAGGGTTGTCTAAGCGAGATTGGCGTGCCTATCACTAGAGAGCTCGGGTTTCACCAG GTAGATATACGAGGAAACCCTTATGGCTTACTAGCGGTGCACCCGTTGGCTCCTTTGGTGTCCCTCCACCACCTCGACTACGTGGACCCTCTGTTCCCGACCTTGACCCGGACTGACTCGCTTAAGAGGCTGAGAACTGCATACGAACTGGACTCCGATCGCACCCTCCAGCACAGCTTCTGCCATGAGCTGACCCGAAACTGGTCGATCTCCATCTCCTGGGGTTACACAATACAACTCTACCCTTCACTGCCGACCGCAAAGGAACTCGAGACAGCACCACAGACCTTCTGGACGTGGAGGACATGGAGCACCGAGCCGTTCACATTCAACACCCGGCCCGTGAGTGCGAACCCGTGCAAGCAGCCCGTGATTTATTTCTTGGACGGGGCATATGACAGCGGGTCGACAGGCGAGACGGTGACCACCTACAGGAGGCACGTTGACGGAGGGAAGGGATGTGACCGACATGAATATGTTGCCGCTCGGGGCGTTGAACGGTTCAACGTCAGGGCTTCCAAGTTCAATCCCGACTTGTGGAAAAAG GCGCCACGTAGACAGTGCTGCGAGGTAGTCAACGGTGGGGATGACACAGACATTAATGTCGTGGAGGTCATGATCAGAAGCTGCAATCCATGGGACAGCGTAACACCACGTTAA